From Pseudobdellovibrio exovorus JSS, a single genomic window includes:
- a CDS encoding YkgJ family cysteine cluster protein: protein MSENTKKDLFYEHGLRFQCQGSGKCCTSHGEFGFVFLTKDDRRRFAKHLKVTTSAFTKKYCDQTNGIWHLKEDKGNPDCMFLKNKGCSVYEARPNQCRTWPFWPEVMNAKAWKSEVANFCPGVGKGRLWSKEEIEQEMSKDRENERKLLGGL, encoded by the coding sequence ATGTCGGAAAATACAAAGAAAGATTTATTTTATGAGCACGGCCTTAGATTTCAATGCCAAGGTTCGGGCAAATGCTGTACCTCACATGGCGAATTTGGCTTCGTCTTCCTCACTAAGGATGACCGCCGCCGTTTTGCCAAACACTTAAAAGTTACAACTAGCGCCTTTACCAAAAAGTATTGCGATCAAACCAATGGCATCTGGCACTTGAAAGAAGATAAAGGCAATCCTGACTGCATGTTTTTAAAGAACAAAGGTTGCTCTGTTTACGAAGCTCGCCCCAATCAGTGTCGCACGTGGCCTTTTTGGCCAGAAGTGATGAATGCCAAGGCATGGAAGTCAGAAGTCGCCAACTTCTGCCCCGGAGTCGGCAAAGGCCGTCTTTGGAGCAAAGAAGAAATCGAACAGGAAATGAGCAAAGATCGGGAAAATGAACGTAAGCTTTTAGGTGGACTATGA
- a CDS encoding radical SAM/SPASM domain-containing protein — MELKRFKDIIAIRKPTSVDSFDSIVAFHASNLEVAELSLEAFEAMQEISITTDEQPHLTPHPLSDAYNALNDWNEEPSSTQLRSGRITSQIKNLTINVSQICNLKCNYCSAGGDGTYGAPTLQISIEKTLPQISFFISRLPPQSTFSISFIGGEPLLYPHAIKAIYDYTVNLCLERGITSVFKIVTNGTLVSNSETISILRTMKLDLTISIDGTRDVNDLVRPSKDNNSTTDKILEGLRLLNEDRGNISLIHFSAITSKHNTDITSNYLFLMSLNPDSVDFIFDNESFDDLLLEKFITEINNVAKIAWQKGGERELRKIRTFDHYFSLLDGQQRVENHCGAGKTHLTIDAKNRLFSCVWDPNDLKTSVGQHSQIEDSAISKYSKSLIELNNCNSCWARYLCGGGCMYINNLHTGDKHNKSVSFCKKTRSLILTTLIYYKIARIEQQCSDTEGGIL, encoded by the coding sequence ATGGAACTAAAACGATTTAAAGATATTATTGCAATTAGAAAGCCGACAAGTGTTGATTCTTTTGACAGTATCGTTGCGTTTCATGCTTCAAACCTAGAGGTCGCAGAGCTAAGTCTAGAGGCCTTTGAGGCAATGCAAGAAATTTCAATTACTACCGATGAACAACCTCATTTAACACCTCACCCGCTAAGTGATGCGTATAATGCTCTTAACGATTGGAATGAAGAACCGTCATCTACCCAGCTTCGTTCTGGCAGAATAACTTCACAAATCAAAAACTTAACGATAAATGTTAGTCAAATATGCAATCTTAAATGCAACTATTGCTCTGCTGGAGGAGATGGAACATACGGAGCTCCTACTTTACAGATTTCAATAGAAAAAACTCTTCCGCAAATTAGTTTTTTTATATCTCGTCTGCCCCCTCAATCAACATTTTCGATTTCTTTTATCGGCGGTGAGCCACTACTTTACCCACATGCAATAAAAGCAATCTATGACTATACAGTGAACCTATGTCTAGAAAGGGGCATAACTTCTGTTTTTAAGATAGTGACTAATGGCACACTTGTTTCTAATTCAGAAACAATAAGTATATTGCGAACGATGAAATTAGACTTAACGATCAGTATAGATGGCACAAGAGACGTAAATGATTTAGTTCGCCCTTCAAAAGACAACAATAGTACTACAGATAAAATTCTTGAGGGTCTTCGGCTTTTAAATGAAGATCGCGGGAATATCTCTCTTATACATTTCTCCGCTATTACTTCAAAACACAACACGGATATAACAAGTAACTACTTGTTTTTGATGTCCTTAAACCCTGACTCCGTAGACTTTATATTTGATAATGAATCTTTCGATGACTTACTATTGGAAAAATTTATTACTGAAATAAACAATGTTGCCAAAATAGCTTGGCAAAAAGGTGGAGAACGTGAACTCCGCAAAATTCGCACTTTTGACCACTATTTCTCCTTACTAGATGGTCAGCAACGTGTGGAAAATCACTGCGGAGCTGGAAAAACCCACTTAACAATTGATGCAAAAAATCGCCTCTTTAGCTGTGTTTGGGACCCAAATGATCTCAAGACATCTGTAGGGCAACATAGCCAAATAGAAGATTCCGCCATATCTAAGTACTCGAAATCACTGATAGAACTAAACAACTGCAATTCCTGTTGGGCTCGCTATCTATGTGGCGGAGGCTGTATGTACATCAATAATTTGCATACAGGTGATAAACACAATAAGAGTGTTTCTTTCTGCAAAAAGACAAGAAGCTTGATTTTGACAACACTTATATATTACAAAATAGCTCGTATTGAGCAGCAGTGTTCTGATACTGAAGGAGGGATATTATGA
- a CDS encoding sigma-54-dependent transcriptional regulator, with product MLKVLVVDDDQALRFSVRSALEATKKFYIEEAFDGVNAIEKIKERTAEKNKTQQAGARAFDIVILDVDMPRKNGLNTLKEIKEMDPGIIVLMLTAHATVEVAVQAVKDGAYNFLSKPLSSDELIQLIDKAVTAHTLISTLAVSSPVFVDEGRKIIGNTSQMQKVFNVIHKLAKVDTPVLIRGASGTGKELVAKAIHFNSARKDEKFVAINCSAIPENLFESELFGHEKGSFTGASERKIGKFQFAEGGTLFLDEVGDMPQLMQVKILRVLQEKLFMPVGSNREIPTNVRIIAATNRPLEEMMKDGRFREDLFYRLNVVPIFLPQLADRKDDLEVLIHIFIRKFNQIHGKRLTGISAEALSVLKRYGWPGNIRELENVIEHSFVLESSNTISLGSLPEALLEAAGVSLVETMQNLESQSETLKKSAQVFSSTEIDSENDFDIDSEIDDDSLESCADEDISISISDSASLDFNAQKEEFEKQFIIKALKTFKGRINQTALHANIPKKTLLRKIEKYGIVAKEYAEPKS from the coding sequence ATGCTTAAAGTTCTTGTTGTTGATGACGATCAGGCCCTACGCTTTTCAGTCAGATCAGCTCTTGAAGCTACGAAAAAGTTCTATATTGAAGAGGCCTTCGATGGTGTGAATGCTATTGAAAAAATCAAAGAAAGAACTGCAGAAAAGAACAAAACACAACAAGCTGGAGCTCGCGCTTTCGATATCGTTATTTTAGACGTGGATATGCCACGCAAAAATGGTCTGAATACACTTAAAGAAATTAAAGAAATGGACCCCGGCATTATCGTATTAATGCTCACGGCACACGCCACAGTAGAAGTGGCCGTACAAGCAGTTAAAGACGGCGCCTATAACTTCTTATCTAAACCCCTATCTAGTGATGAGCTGATTCAATTAATCGATAAGGCCGTTACGGCACACACTCTGATTTCAACACTGGCTGTATCGTCTCCGGTATTTGTAGATGAAGGCCGTAAAATCATCGGCAACACCTCGCAAATGCAAAAGGTCTTCAATGTTATCCACAAGCTCGCTAAGGTTGATACTCCTGTATTAATTCGTGGCGCTTCAGGTACAGGTAAAGAATTAGTAGCTAAAGCGATTCACTTCAACTCTGCACGCAAAGACGAAAAGTTTGTTGCTATTAACTGCTCAGCTATTCCTGAAAATCTTTTTGAGTCAGAACTTTTTGGTCACGAAAAAGGATCTTTCACTGGAGCCAGTGAACGCAAAATCGGTAAGTTTCAATTTGCCGAAGGTGGAACTCTATTCTTAGACGAAGTCGGTGACATGCCTCAATTGATGCAGGTGAAGATCCTGCGTGTATTACAGGAAAAGCTCTTTATGCCTGTCGGCTCGAATCGCGAAATTCCAACTAATGTTCGTATCATTGCCGCGACAAATCGCCCTTTGGAAGAGATGATGAAAGATGGCCGCTTCCGCGAAGATCTTTTCTATCGTCTGAACGTCGTTCCTATATTCTTACCACAGTTAGCGGATCGTAAAGATGACTTGGAAGTTTTGATTCATATCTTCATTCGCAAGTTCAACCAAATTCATGGAAAGCGTTTAACGGGTATCAGCGCTGAAGCGCTGTCTGTTTTGAAACGCTATGGCTGGCCCGGAAATATTCGTGAACTCGAAAATGTTATTGAGCATTCTTTCGTATTAGAGAGTTCAAATACGATCAGCCTAGGAAGCTTGCCAGAAGCACTTCTTGAGGCTGCCGGTGTGAGTTTAGTCGAAACGATGCAGAATTTAGAGAGTCAATCGGAAACATTAAAAAAATCTGCTCAGGTCTTCAGCTCTACAGAAATTGATTCAGAAAATGATTTTGATATTGACTCAGAAATTGACGACGACAGTCTCGAATCCTGTGCTGACGAAGATATCAGCATCAGCATTTCGGACAGTGCCTCTTTAGACTTCAATGCTCAAAAAGAGGAATTCGAAAAACAGTTTATTATCAAGGCTTTAAAGACGTTTAAAGGCAGAATCAACCAAACAGCACTGCACGCAAATATTCCAAAAAAGACTCTTCTTCGTAAGATTGAAAAGTATGGAATCGTGGCGAAAGAATATGCAGAGCCAAAAAGTTAG
- a CDS encoding DUF4126 domain-containing protein translates to MSHTEVIIAIIAGIALSACCGFRVFIPLLIATFGVRFGFIPSEWINEASVHLIRNDVFTAAITVATVIEIAAYKIPFVDNFLDTIATPLAVVAATLLSSSFFTFAEDSYMRFILGAITGGLGAGIIQASTSAVRATSSQWTAGLGNPIFALIETITAFVGSLLAVLFPILGILLILLICWGSLWLLKRFFRTKER, encoded by the coding sequence ATGAGCCATACGGAAGTGATCATCGCCATCATCGCGGGGATCGCCCTTTCAGCCTGCTGTGGATTCCGTGTTTTTATTCCTTTACTGATCGCGACTTTCGGTGTCCGCTTTGGTTTTATTCCCTCAGAGTGGATCAATGAAGCCTCTGTTCATCTGATTCGCAACGATGTTTTCACGGCCGCAATTACTGTGGCCACTGTTATTGAGATCGCCGCGTACAAAATTCCATTCGTCGATAACTTTCTAGATACTATCGCCACACCGCTAGCCGTTGTCGCCGCCACGTTACTATCGTCTTCTTTTTTCACTTTCGCAGAAGATTCCTATATGCGTTTTATTCTAGGTGCGATCACCGGTGGCCTTGGGGCTGGTATTATCCAAGCCTCCACTTCTGCTGTACGTGCGACCTCGAGCCAGTGGACGGCTGGCCTTGGTAATCCCATCTTCGCTTTGATTGAAACCATCACCGCCTTTGTCGGTTCTTTACTTGCGGTCTTATTCCCTATTCTTGGCATCCTGTTAATTCTGTTGATCTGCTGGGGCTCCCTCTGGTTACTCAAACGATTTTTCAGGACAAAAGAACGATGA
- a CDS encoding sensor histidine kinase has product MKKVWGLLKEYWGKSLLVVLLGVSCWGFSKASFHSIDFIIRDALQHFNFGYTVDKSIVSVNIDITKNNFTHPLKTKDLISIIDKILLGAPKHIILVLEPSELSQNPEERIAFFNYINSLENFSLFALEDSYFATGFESDEVFRNYKNLFYITTTGDRISASKNDAKFRRALLSYDQIGESQTSISLKKIGVQTKEISDFKYPYKFWRTTQVYMKTPRVGTFTFFQSPNFFTDNYRPDFFNNKLVFIGSFNEFSFLHRPSALNLLNNKLNSNFQDHFYPFQELVANLVNLHITGDYIKYLQSWNDLIVLFIVLTFLILCNFKPKTKLILFFSLIPINLIFIFILYITSSYYIDFSRSISLLIFAQYIVVPLLMFLMMRLQEQQKQTELLNARIDSVLRISEKVAHDIRSPLSVANLLISKAKFDDPEHKNLITSSLKRIDIIAANLLKKYRATNSEMKLEDVNIINTISVILSEKRSLRPNIVFKLSVKTALTHAKSSASELERVISNLIDNSIDATQTQESPQITIELSALSNQFLITISDNGVGISSDMLALLGQQRITSKKDTGGNGIGLLHAKQTIEMMGGTLEISSTENIGTSIVIRLIQI; this is encoded by the coding sequence ATGAAAAAGGTGTGGGGTCTTCTAAAGGAGTATTGGGGGAAGTCGCTTCTGGTGGTTTTACTGGGAGTGAGTTGTTGGGGGTTTTCTAAAGCATCATTTCATTCTATAGATTTTATTATCAGGGACGCTTTACAGCATTTCAATTTTGGATACACAGTCGATAAATCCATAGTATCTGTGAATATTGACATTACAAAAAACAATTTCACACATCCACTCAAAACTAAAGACCTTATTAGTATTATTGATAAAATCTTATTAGGCGCCCCAAAGCATATTATATTAGTTCTTGAACCATCAGAACTATCTCAAAATCCAGAAGAGCGAATTGCTTTTTTTAACTATATTAACTCTCTTGAGAACTTCTCTTTATTTGCTTTAGAAGATTCTTATTTTGCTACGGGATTTGAATCTGATGAGGTATTTAGAAACTATAAAAATCTCTTCTACATCACAACCACAGGGGATCGAATTAGCGCCTCAAAAAATGATGCGAAATTTAGACGCGCTCTTTTGAGTTACGACCAAATTGGGGAATCTCAAACCTCTATCAGTCTTAAAAAAATTGGAGTACAAACAAAAGAGATCTCAGATTTCAAGTATCCTTATAAATTTTGGAGAACTACTCAAGTATATATGAAGACTCCAAGAGTCGGAACATTTACCTTTTTCCAATCACCCAATTTTTTTACCGACAACTATCGGCCCGATTTCTTCAACAACAAGCTTGTTTTTATTGGCTCATTTAACGAGTTCTCATTTTTACATCGACCTTCAGCCCTTAACTTACTAAACAACAAATTAAATAGTAACTTTCAAGATCATTTCTATCCGTTTCAAGAGCTTGTCGCAAATTTAGTAAATTTGCATATCACTGGAGACTACATTAAGTATCTACAAAGCTGGAATGACTTAATCGTATTATTTATAGTTTTAACTTTTCTGATACTTTGCAATTTTAAACCTAAAACAAAGCTAATCTTATTCTTCTCATTGATTCCTATAAATCTGATCTTCATATTTATTTTATATATTACCTCAAGCTACTATATTGACTTTTCTCGCTCCATTTCATTACTTATATTTGCTCAATATATTGTCGTACCACTATTAATGTTCCTAATGATGCGACTTCAGGAACAGCAGAAGCAAACTGAGCTTTTAAATGCTCGTATAGACTCTGTTTTGAGAATTTCCGAAAAAGTTGCTCATGACATTCGCTCCCCACTGTCTGTAGCGAATTTACTAATAAGTAAAGCTAAATTTGATGATCCTGAACATAAAAATCTTATAACCTCTTCACTCAAGCGAATTGATATTATCGCTGCAAATCTGTTAAAAAAATACAGAGCAACTAATTCTGAAATGAAATTAGAAGATGTTAATATCATAAATACTATTTCTGTAATTTTATCCGAAAAAAGATCCCTAAGACCCAACATAGTGTTTAAATTAAGTGTCAAAACTGCTCTTACTCATGCCAAATCATCAGCATCAGAACTAGAACGTGTGATCAGCAATCTAATTGATAACTCCATCGATGCAACCCAGACGCAAGAATCACCCCAAATCACTATTGAACTTAGTGCTCTCTCTAATCAGTTCCTTATTACAATCTCTGACAATGGTGTTGGTATTTCTAGTGATATGCTAGCTTTATTAGGGCAACAAAGAATCACCTCAAAAAAAGATACTGGCGGCAATGGAATTGGTCTTTTACATGCAAAGCAAACAATTGAAATGATGGGTGGTACCCTAGAGATTTCAAGTACAGAAAATATCGGCACGTCCATCGTAATTCGACTAATTCAAATATAA
- a CDS encoding ATP-binding protein: MKNISSKTLALLRSIHFSYYKIAFALVATIIISSFKFELVELFLFDLGTTIKADLGLSNPKNKKITLIYIDSNTIESFNGYPSYKDHSTFLEKLSLYKSSQIVYNFRFENKQIIEISGSTNDQKLFAKTASTFSNLYFITDDLELKGQESNLKLAAPLNDLQVVSGPRTKDIKLNPKNKISRRILISYQDQLLIHQRLASIYNPSIVNVENIRGKYHYIGTDQVYIDFHKPNSFDAFRFEDVLSGNVPPQYLTDRIILIGTNTNKFIEDYVATPYSSETPDLITITELQANMFQTLIDNSAPQKVPPYINIIVTAAISILTVYVALSMTPSKGIMLLVSTFLGYSFLAVILLYFNIWIGMAHPLLTIFLCYYFFIPYRLIIENRRSWEYLQKNKLLQQVEELKSNFISMMSHDLKTPIARIQGMTEVILKDNISLSSNQREAVDTIKSSSDDLLRFINSILQYGRIESQGIELNRQSKDINKILQEIVKKHDFLAKVKRIKLTTDLEPMFPVSVDSELVRQVFSNLIENAIKYSPEESTVTIKSYESADKVIIEIQDQGVGIPPEEISNIFMKFYRSQNAKTSTIKGTGLGLYLAQYFIQLHKGEITVTSEVQKGSVFRVELPINS; this comes from the coding sequence GTGAAAAATATTTCTTCTAAAACTCTAGCTTTACTACGATCAATCCACTTTTCTTATTATAAAATCGCATTTGCACTTGTTGCTACAATTATCATTAGTTCTTTTAAATTTGAGCTGGTAGAGCTTTTTCTCTTTGATTTAGGTACTACCATCAAAGCAGATCTTGGTCTTTCAAATCCAAAAAACAAAAAGATCACTCTTATTTATATTGATTCAAATACCATTGAATCTTTTAACGGCTATCCATCGTACAAAGATCATAGCACTTTCCTAGAAAAACTCTCTTTATACAAGTCGTCACAGATCGTCTATAATTTTCGCTTTGAAAACAAACAGATTATAGAAATCTCTGGTAGCACTAACGATCAGAAACTCTTTGCTAAAACGGCATCCACCTTTAGCAATCTTTACTTTATAACCGATGACCTTGAGCTTAAAGGCCAAGAAAGTAATTTAAAGCTCGCCGCTCCACTAAATGATTTACAGGTTGTCTCAGGACCACGAACAAAAGATATAAAACTTAATCCAAAAAATAAAATTAGTCGTCGTATATTGATTAGCTATCAGGATCAGCTCTTAATCCATCAAAGACTAGCGAGCATATATAACCCCAGCATCGTAAATGTAGAAAATATCAGAGGTAAATATCACTACATTGGAACAGATCAAGTCTACATTGATTTCCACAAGCCCAACTCATTTGATGCATTTAGATTCGAAGATGTTTTATCTGGCAATGTTCCCCCACAGTACTTAACAGATCGAATTATATTAATTGGTACAAATACAAATAAATTCATTGAAGATTATGTTGCTACTCCTTATTCATCTGAAACACCTGATCTTATTACTATAACGGAACTTCAAGCCAATATGTTCCAAACATTAATTGACAATAGCGCTCCTCAAAAAGTGCCGCCTTATATTAATATTATTGTAACAGCCGCTATTTCAATTTTAACAGTATATGTAGCCCTCTCAATGACACCATCTAAAGGCATTATGCTTTTAGTAAGTACCTTCTTGGGGTATAGTTTTCTTGCTGTTATACTTTTATACTTCAACATCTGGATCGGGATGGCGCATCCGTTGCTTACGATCTTTTTGTGTTATTACTTTTTTATTCCTTATCGTCTGATCATTGAAAATCGGCGCAGTTGGGAGTACCTGCAAAAGAATAAACTTCTACAACAGGTAGAAGAACTCAAAAGTAATTTTATCTCGATGATGTCTCACGATTTGAAAACCCCTATCGCACGCATTCAGGGGATGACGGAGGTTATTCTGAAAGATAACATCTCGTTGAGCTCAAATCAGCGCGAGGCTGTAGACACAATCAAAAGCAGCTCGGATGATCTTTTGCGCTTTATCAATTCAATTCTGCAGTATGGACGTATCGAAAGCCAAGGGATCGAACTCAATCGTCAATCCAAGGATATCAATAAAATCCTACAAGAGATCGTCAAGAAACACGATTTCCTTGCCAAGGTTAAACGTATCAAGCTCACAACAGATCTAGAGCCGATGTTCCCGGTTTCGGTGGATTCAGAGCTTGTTCGCCAAGTTTTTTCTAACCTGATCGAAAACGCTATCAAGTACAGTCCCGAAGAGTCCACAGTCACGATCAAGTCCTATGAAAGTGCGGATAAAGTGATTATTGAAATTCAAGATCAGGGCGTGGGGATTCCTCCGGAAGAGATTTCTAATATCTTTATGAAATTTTACCGCAGCCAAAATGCTAAGACCTCAACTATCAAAGGTACGGGCCTTGGCCTTTACCTAGCCCAATACTTTATTCAGTTACACAAGGGCGAAATCACTGTTACCAGTGAAGTTCAAAAGGGCTCTGTCTTCCGCGTTGAGCTACCGATCAACTCTTAG
- the ileS gene encoding isoleucine--tRNA ligase — protein sequence MSTTPQTPDYKSTIRLPQTQFPMKGDLPINEPKTIAKWEQDKIYQRLLEKNKDGQGFTMPDGPPYANGSIHIGHALNKSLKDFILKYKGMKGFYAPFVPGWDCHGLPIEHKVMKDLAAKKEIKTDQEILALCRAEATHWVNHQREQFKRLGILADWENPYLTMSRAYEAEEIREFARAYKRGVIYQGVKPVYWNWTLKTALADAEVEYHDHKSPSIYVKFEVTDAETLKKLGNPTEKTSFVIWTTTPWTLPSNTGISLHPDFDYAVFSTELNGQKENLVIAKALKEFFEKEIGLTLTEKNVVKGADLELGKARHPFIDRDSIIVLGPHVTADAGTGAVHTAPGHGADDFRVGQKYGLPVLNPVDDGGLYTDDFPEMKGVNIFKANPLIVEKLKTSGHLLKFSEFVHSYPHCWRSKTPLIFRTTAQWFIGIDQEETQIRKKTLEALDKIEFFPEWGRARFQAMMENRPDWCVSRQRIWGVPIPIVTCIATGEPLADYDLMMRAADIVAEGGIEAYYKADANALVGSNWKKPANAKPEFGSQGFKLGRDILDVWFDSGVCHAAVHSEHSGYGYKNVQADIYLEGSDQHRGWFNTSMLSSMATTGKPPFKALITHGFVNDSQGRKMSKSLGNTIDPNEVSAKSGSEIVRLWASYGDYGNDVGCGKEELTRVTETYRKIRNTMRFLLGSTSDFDFAKDKVEPKQMTQIDQWMLHQLNQLIMDVTNAYDKYEFYRVYHLLNHFFTVTLSATYMDILKDRLYTWKHDGLARRSAQTVLHHTTETLIKMMAPILSFLAEESYSYFKGKNQDSVFLESFPVAQPAWQNNSLHELFTAVLNVRSDVQKKLEELRTAKVIGASLEATVEIKAEKETLGALKAIQDLREILIVSEVKLVDGPYAITAQKSTGEKCVRCWVYSHDISKAETTLGVCPKCVEALT from the coding sequence GTGTCGACTACCCCACAAACACCTGACTACAAAAGTACGATCCGTTTGCCGCAAACGCAGTTCCCTATGAAGGGCGATTTGCCAATTAACGAACCTAAAACTATTGCGAAATGGGAACAGGACAAAATCTATCAACGCCTTCTTGAAAAAAATAAGGATGGTCAAGGCTTCACCATGCCGGATGGACCTCCTTACGCCAATGGTTCGATCCATATCGGTCATGCACTGAACAAGTCTTTGAAAGATTTTATTTTGAAATACAAAGGCATGAAGGGTTTCTATGCTCCGTTTGTTCCGGGTTGGGATTGCCATGGTTTGCCTATTGAGCACAAGGTGATGAAAGACCTTGCTGCAAAAAAAGAAATCAAAACAGATCAAGAGATCTTAGCTCTATGCCGTGCGGAAGCAACACACTGGGTGAATCATCAGCGTGAGCAATTTAAACGCCTCGGTATTTTAGCTGATTGGGAAAACCCTTATCTGACAATGTCACGCGCCTATGAAGCTGAAGAAATCCGTGAGTTCGCACGCGCCTACAAACGTGGAGTGATCTATCAAGGTGTTAAACCTGTCTACTGGAATTGGACGCTAAAAACCGCTCTAGCAGATGCGGAAGTCGAGTATCATGATCATAAGTCACCTTCCATCTATGTTAAGTTCGAAGTGACTGATGCCGAGACTCTTAAAAAGCTAGGAAATCCAACTGAAAAAACATCCTTCGTTATCTGGACAACGACTCCGTGGACATTGCCATCAAACACAGGAATCTCCTTACACCCTGATTTTGACTATGCAGTGTTTTCAACTGAGCTTAATGGTCAAAAAGAAAATCTGGTTATCGCGAAAGCTTTAAAAGAATTCTTCGAAAAAGAAATAGGACTGACTTTAACTGAGAAAAATGTCGTTAAAGGCGCGGATCTGGAGCTAGGAAAAGCTCGTCACCCATTTATTGATCGTGACTCTATCATCGTATTAGGTCCTCACGTAACAGCCGATGCTGGTACAGGCGCTGTTCATACAGCCCCGGGCCATGGTGCGGATGACTTCCGCGTGGGACAGAAATATGGATTGCCTGTTCTTAATCCTGTTGATGATGGCGGTCTTTACACAGACGACTTCCCTGAAATGAAAGGTGTTAATATTTTCAAAGCCAATCCTTTGATTGTTGAAAAATTAAAAACCTCAGGTCATCTATTGAAGTTTTCTGAGTTTGTACATAGCTACCCTCATTGCTGGCGTTCGAAAACTCCGTTAATTTTCCGCACGACTGCGCAATGGTTTATCGGTATTGACCAAGAAGAGACTCAAATTCGCAAAAAAACATTAGAAGCTTTAGATAAGATTGAGTTCTTCCCGGAATGGGGTCGCGCTCGCTTCCAAGCGATGATGGAAAATCGTCCTGACTGGTGCGTATCCCGCCAAAGAATCTGGGGCGTACCAATCCCTATTGTTACCTGCATAGCAACTGGTGAGCCTCTAGCAGATTACGACTTAATGATGCGCGCAGCGGACATTGTCGCTGAAGGTGGTATTGAAGCTTATTACAAAGCTGATGCAAATGCCCTTGTCGGCTCGAATTGGAAAAAACCAGCTAACGCGAAACCAGAATTTGGATCTCAAGGGTTCAAACTAGGCCGCGATATTTTGGATGTGTGGTTTGACTCTGGAGTCTGCCATGCTGCCGTTCACTCTGAACACTCAGGCTATGGCTATAAAAATGTCCAAGCCGATATTTACCTTGAAGGCTCGGATCAACATCGTGGTTGGTTTAATACTTCAATGTTGTCATCTATGGCCACAACAGGAAAACCGCCGTTCAAAGCTTTGATCACACACGGCTTCGTCAATGATTCCCAAGGACGTAAAATGAGTAAGTCTTTAGGAAACACAATTGACCCGAATGAAGTCTCTGCAAAAAGCGGATCTGAGATCGTACGCCTTTGGGCTTCGTACGGCGACTATGGTAACGATGTCGGCTGTGGAAAAGAGGAATTAACACGTGTAACTGAAACGTATCGTAAAATTCGTAACACGATGAGATTCCTATTAGGTTCAACTTCTGATTTTGATTTTGCAAAAGACAAAGTCGAACCAAAACAAATGACACAGATTGATCAGTGGATGCTTCACCAATTAAACCAACTGATTATGGATGTAACCAATGCGTATGATAAATACGAGTTCTATCGTGTTTATCATTTATTGAATCATTTCTTTACTGTGACTCTGTCGGCAACCTACATGGACATCTTAAAAGATCGTCTTTACACATGGAAGCACGATGGTTTAGCTCGTCGAAGCGCGCAAACTGTGCTTCACCACACGACTGAGACTTTAATTAAGATGATGGCTCCAATTCTATCGTTCTTAGCAGAAGAGTCTTACTCGTATTTCAAAGGTAAAAATCAGGATTCAGTTTTCTTAGAAAGCTTCCCTGTGGCGCAACCGGCATGGCAAAACAACTCTTTACATGAGCTTTTCACTGCCGTTTTAAATGTACGCAGTGATGTTCAGAAAAAATTGGAAGAGCTACGCACCGCTAAAGTGATCGGAGCCAGCCTTGAAGCCACTGTGGAAATCAAAGCAGAAAAAGAGACCTTAGGGGCGCTTAAAGCTATTCAGGATCTACGCGAAATCTTGATTGTCTCTGAAGTGAAGCTCGTTGATGGCCCGTATGCGATCACCGCACAAAAATCTACTGGTGAAAAATGTGTGCGCTGCTGGGTTTATTCTCACGACATTTCAAAGGCTGAAACCACGTTAGGGGTATGCCCGAAATGTGTTGAGGCCTTAACGTGA